The following proteins come from a genomic window of Thermosinus carboxydivorans Nor1:
- a CDS encoding DUF342 domain-containing protein, with the protein MNIEERLLERAIENTEVLDGYYQITSSDSGVFLTVFPPHGNGRPVSESVILEDLRRRDIKEFDLPIILRTVREASGLPVRIVPPSPLLAEPEIQVLVGRDRMEATLQIIAPKGSRPVTIDEVLEKIKQVGVTYGLDHSAIQKACARPGLKVVCARGLRPTDGQNAYIRYHVDLENKGKPAELEDGRVDFKSLNMFTIVRKGDLLAEKVPPTPGTPGIDVLGQPVPPKPGKDISPPIGKNVQMIDNGKIVATMSGHLIIANNKLNVVPVIEINGDVDLSTGNIDFVGNIIVRGSVQAGFTVKAEGDVEIAGTVSGGNVEGKNICIRMGIQGMNRGYIKATENVVAKFIENATVYAGSDVLVSDVILHSRISAGKRVVVEGRRGLIAGGRVFAGEEIRAKVTGTHLASNTDLGVGINPLLREEYQKLRMEIKKLEFTLEQTQKALGLLRAMDQTTMPKDKHEMLLRLTKAQFHLVGQVETMRNRINEIEFAFEEMRHGKIRVRDTVYPGVKIIIGSLVKPIRETLSFVTFYAEDGEIKVGPYK; encoded by the coding sequence ATGAACATCGAGGAAAGGCTACTTGAACGGGCCATTGAAAACACCGAGGTATTAGACGGTTATTATCAAATTACCTCAAGTGATAGTGGCGTTTTTCTCACTGTCTTTCCGCCGCACGGTAATGGTCGTCCCGTCAGCGAGTCCGTAATTCTCGAAGATTTGCGGCGACGGGACATCAAGGAATTTGACCTTCCTATCATCCTGCGTACTGTGCGTGAGGCTTCCGGGCTGCCGGTGCGGATTGTCCCGCCATCGCCGCTTTTGGCCGAACCGGAGATTCAGGTCCTGGTAGGGCGGGATCGGATGGAAGCAACGTTGCAGATTATTGCTCCTAAAGGGAGTCGTCCTGTCACTATAGACGAAGTTTTGGAAAAAATTAAGCAGGTCGGTGTAACTTATGGCCTCGATCATTCCGCCATTCAAAAAGCTTGCGCTCGTCCTGGTCTAAAGGTGGTATGTGCTCGCGGGCTTCGACCAACGGACGGACAAAACGCATACATCCGGTATCATGTTGATCTGGAAAACAAAGGGAAACCGGCTGAACTCGAAGATGGACGGGTCGATTTTAAAAGTTTAAATATGTTTACCATTGTGCGCAAGGGCGATTTATTAGCCGAAAAAGTGCCGCCAACTCCTGGTACTCCGGGTATCGATGTTTTAGGCCAGCCAGTACCGCCAAAACCTGGCAAAGATATTTCGCCGCCAATAGGCAAGAACGTACAAATGATAGATAACGGTAAAATCGTCGCTACAATGTCCGGGCACCTAATCATTGCCAACAATAAGCTTAATGTGGTTCCGGTTATAGAGATAAATGGCGATGTGGATTTGTCCACAGGCAATATTGATTTTGTCGGTAATATAATTGTGCGTGGTTCGGTGCAGGCCGGATTTACGGTTAAAGCCGAAGGTGATGTGGAAATTGCCGGGACGGTCAGTGGCGGGAATGTAGAAGGGAAAAATATTTGTATACGAATGGGTATTCAGGGCATGAACCGTGGCTATATTAAGGCAACCGAAAATGTCGTGGCAAAATTTATCGAAAACGCCACAGTTTATGCCGGCTCAGACGTGTTGGTTAGCGACGTTATTCTCCATAGTCGGATCAGCGCCGGTAAACGAGTAGTTGTGGAGGGGCGAAGAGGACTGATTGCAGGTGGGCGAGTGTTCGCTGGCGAAGAAATTAGAGCGAAAGTTACCGGTACCCATTTGGCGTCTAATACCGACTTAGGAGTGGGGATTAACCCGTTACTGCGGGAAGAATATCAAAAACTACGCATGGAAATTAAAAAATTGGAGTTTACTCTCGAACAAACCCAAAAAGCTTTAGGGCTTCTCCGCGCTATGGATCAGACTACCATGCCGAAAGATAAGCACGAAATGCTGCTGCGGCTGACGAAAGCTCAATTTCATCTTGTCGGGCAAGTAGAAACGATGCGAAATCGCATAAACGAGATCGAATTTGCTTTTGAGGAAATGCGGCATGGCAAGATACGAGTGCGTGATACCGTCTATCCTGGAGTCAAAATCATCATAGGGTCATTAGTAAAACCCATTCGGGAAACACTAAGTTTCGTCACGTTTTATGCTGAGGATGGCGAAATAAAGGTC
- a CDS encoding FliA/WhiG family RNA polymerase sigma factor, with amino-acid sequence MTDNALTQANEVAWLWAEYQASKKPELREKLIEKYLPLVKMVAGRVAIGLPQHIDKEDLISYGFFGLLDAIERFDPSRNIKFETYAVARIRGSIFDAIRVQDWLPASLRQKGRLLERTVAELENSLGRSATDAEIAQAMNFTVEQLHQLINQLNASTLIPLEEFVQNETVNQASPNLAQEIEQEEVKKTLAKAIDRLPEKERLVISLYYYEGLTLKEISLILKLSEARISQLHTKAIFRLRGALSRLKASLL; translated from the coding sequence ATGACGGACAATGCTCTTACCCAAGCGAATGAAGTTGCCTGGCTTTGGGCGGAGTATCAGGCTAGCAAAAAGCCGGAGCTCCGGGAAAAACTAATCGAAAAATATCTGCCATTGGTAAAAATGGTAGCTGGTAGAGTAGCCATTGGTCTCCCGCAGCATATAGACAAAGAGGACCTTATCAGTTACGGCTTCTTTGGCCTGTTGGACGCTATTGAAAGGTTTGATCCAAGCCGTAATATTAAATTTGAGACCTATGCCGTAGCGCGTATCCGCGGCTCAATTTTCGATGCAATACGGGTGCAGGACTGGTTACCCGCCAGTTTACGCCAGAAAGGACGGCTTTTGGAGAGGACGGTTGCCGAACTAGAAAATAGCTTGGGTCGATCGGCCACCGACGCGGAAATCGCTCAGGCAATGAATTTTACGGTCGAGCAGCTTCACCAGCTTATTAATCAACTTAACGCAAGTACACTTATTCCCCTTGAAGAATTTGTACAGAACGAAACAGTGAATCAGGCAAGTCCTAATCTAGCCCAGGAGATTGAACAGGAAGAAGTAAAAAAAACTCTAGCGAAAGCAATTGACAGGCTCCCGGAGAAAGAGCGTCTGGTCATTTCTCTTTATTACTACGAAGGACTGACGTTAAAAGAGATAAGTCTAATCTTAAAGCTATCGGAAGCGCGTATTTCCCAGCTCCACACCAAAGCCATTTTCCGGTTGCGTGGCGCTCTATCCCGCCTTAAAGCCAGTCTATTATAA